In Agromyces archimandritae, one genomic interval encodes:
- a CDS encoding FAD-dependent oxidoreductase: MSEVFDADVIIIGGGPVGLTAAMDLDARGATSIVIERRAYLEAPSVKCNHVSARTMERFRQLGVSQKVRAAGLPADHPQDIAFRTTMTGEELGRIPIPAAAERYTSTEGPDTRWATPEPPHRINQTFLEPILQEHAVSLPRVDVRFGSVATDFAHDASGVTVTFGPVGGGEPVRVRGRFMIGADGSKSAVRKRIGAKLSGDPVLQHVQSTCIRSPRLGEVLAGRRSWGTYTFNPRRNGHVYAIDGREVFLLHNHLTAAEFEAGSVDRDEAIQAILGVDEAFPYEIVSEEDWVARRLVADRFRDGRVFIAGDACHLWVPYAGYGMNAGIADVLNLTWMLGAHLAGWADAGILDAYEAERLPITDQVSRFAMGHQRKIVAADVPAEIEDDTPAGRAAREQLGREAYELNVQQFAAEGLNFGYSYTGSPIIAYDGSTPPTYTMGSYTPSTVPGCRAPHFWLDELTSVYDVLARGYTLLRFGDAEGIAPLVTAAVDAALPLAVLPLPRELAPAGYEHRYVIVRDDQHIVWRGDTAPADPAALVALLRGAAPAATVGSSPVEAVAAV, translated from the coding sequence GCGAGGTTTTCGACGCCGACGTCATCATCATCGGCGGCGGGCCGGTCGGCCTGACGGCGGCGATGGATCTCGACGCCCGCGGCGCGACGAGCATCGTCATCGAGCGCCGTGCGTACCTCGAGGCGCCGAGCGTGAAGTGCAATCACGTGTCGGCGCGTACCATGGAGCGGTTCCGGCAGCTCGGCGTCTCGCAGAAGGTGCGAGCGGCAGGCCTGCCGGCCGATCATCCGCAGGACATCGCGTTCCGCACGACGATGACGGGCGAGGAGCTCGGGCGGATCCCGATCCCGGCCGCGGCCGAGCGCTACACGTCCACGGAGGGGCCCGACACGCGCTGGGCGACCCCGGAGCCGCCGCATCGCATCAACCAGACCTTCCTCGAGCCGATCCTTCAGGAGCATGCGGTGTCGCTGCCGCGGGTCGACGTGCGGTTCGGCTCGGTCGCGACCGATTTCGCGCACGACGCGTCGGGCGTGACGGTGACGTTCGGGCCGGTCGGCGGCGGCGAGCCGGTGCGGGTGCGCGGCCGGTTCATGATCGGTGCCGACGGCAGCAAGTCGGCGGTCCGCAAGCGGATCGGCGCGAAGCTGTCGGGCGACCCGGTGCTGCAGCATGTGCAGTCGACGTGCATCCGTTCGCCGCGGCTCGGCGAGGTGCTCGCGGGCCGCCGTTCGTGGGGCACCTATACGTTCAACCCGCGCCGCAACGGGCATGTCTATGCGATCGACGGCCGCGAGGTGTTCCTGCTGCACAACCACCTGACGGCGGCGGAGTTCGAGGCCGGCAGTGTCGACCGCGATGAGGCGATCCAGGCGATCCTCGGCGTCGACGAGGCGTTCCCGTACGAGATCGTGTCGGAGGAGGACTGGGTGGCCCGCCGCCTCGTCGCCGACCGCTTCCGCGACGGCCGCGTGTTCATCGCGGGCGACGCCTGCCACCTGTGGGTTCCGTATGCCGGGTACGGCATGAACGCGGGGATCGCGGACGTCCTGAATCTGACGTGGATGCTCGGGGCGCACCTGGCGGGGTGGGCGGATGCCGGCATCCTCGACGCGTACGAGGCCGAGCGGCTGCCGATCACCGACCAGGTGTCGCGTTTCGCGATGGGCCACCAGCGCAAGATCGTCGCCGCCGATGTGCCCGCCGAGATCGAGGACGACACTCCGGCCGGTCGTGCCGCCCGCGAACAGCTCGGCCGCGAGGCCTATGAGCTGAACGTGCAGCAGTTCGCCGCCGAGGGCCTGAACTTCGGCTACTCGTACACGGGTTCGCCGATCATCGCCTATGACGGGTCGACGCCCCCGACGTACACGATGGGCTCCTACACCCCGTCGACGGTTCCGGGGTGCCGGGCCCCGCACTTCTGGCTCGACGAGCTCACCTCGGTGTACGACGTGCTGGCCCGCGGCTACACCCTGCTCCGTTTCGGCGATGCCGAGGGCATCGCCCCGCTCGTGACGGCCGCAGTGGATGCCGCGCTCCCCCTCGCCGTGCTGCCTCTGCCCCGTGAGCTCGCCCCCGCGGGGTACGAGCACCGCTACGTCATCGTCCGCGACGACCAGCACATCGTCTGGCGCGGCGACACCGCCCCGGCCGACCCGGCCGCCCTCGTGGCCCTGCTCCGCGGCGCGGCGCCGGCCGCGACCGTCGGCAGCTCGCCGGTAGAGGCCGTCGCCGCGGTCTGA